Proteins found in one Paenibacillus sp. FSL R10-2782 genomic segment:
- the rpsT gene encoding 30S ribosomal protein S20: protein MPNIKSAIKRVKTSDKRRALNASQKSALRTAVKAADTALVNNEAENAAAAFKVASQKLDKAVTKGLIHKNAAARKKSRLAKKLNALTAQA, encoded by the coding sequence ATGCCAAACATCAAATCCGCTATCAAACGCGTTAAAACAAGCGATAAACGCCGTGCGTTGAACGCTTCTCAAAAATCCGCGCTTCGTACAGCAGTAAAAGCTGCCGATACAGCGTTGGTGAATAACGAAGCTGAAAATGCTGCTGCTGCTTTCAAAGTAGCTTCCCAAAAGCTGGACAAGGCTGTAACTAAAGGTCTGATCCACAAAAATGCAGCTGCTCGCAAGAAATCCCGCTTGGCTAAAAAACTTAACGCTCTTACAGCTCAAGCGTAA
- a CDS encoding iron-hydroxamate ABC transporter substrate-binding protein, with product MNYLKFRTLACLLIISLMLVLSACATNGGGMATDNGTTADSKTASTGNEIATRTYESDKGTVTIPEHPQRVVVAVGDYVGDVLALGITPVGAPDTVFDAPYYKKYLNGVENIGNSSALSLEKVTTLNPDLIITYDEKAYENLKKIAPTVFIPYGTYNYKDRLMELGKVLNKEQEAKKCLADFASRIAEKKQALSDVIESDKKIAIFEITGKELYLYGKSYGRGGAVLYDELGLHAPAKVEKVAFKQGWASISMEALPEMLGDADYLMLGIRGDGVEQGKDIESKSVWKNIPSVKAGKIYQYSIDDFYFQDPIALNYQLELISDFLISKK from the coding sequence GTGAACTATTTAAAATTCCGAACTTTGGCTTGCCTGTTGATTATTTCATTAATGCTGGTACTGAGCGCATGCGCTACGAATGGAGGAGGAATGGCAACGGATAATGGGACAACGGCTGATTCCAAAACTGCATCTACTGGAAATGAAATTGCCACACGTACATATGAAAGCGATAAAGGTACAGTCACTATTCCTGAACATCCACAGCGTGTCGTTGTAGCGGTCGGCGACTATGTAGGCGATGTTCTTGCACTTGGGATTACACCTGTAGGGGCTCCAGACACTGTATTCGATGCTCCATACTATAAAAAATACTTAAATGGTGTTGAAAATATCGGTAATAGCTCCGCACTGTCCCTTGAAAAGGTGACCACCCTGAATCCGGATCTGATCATTACCTATGATGAGAAAGCTTATGAAAATCTAAAAAAAATAGCGCCTACTGTATTTATTCCATATGGTACATATAATTATAAGGACCGTTTGATGGAATTGGGCAAGGTGTTGAACAAGGAGCAGGAAGCGAAGAAATGCCTGGCTGATTTTGCGTCCAGGATTGCTGAGAAGAAACAGGCCTTGTCTGATGTTATTGAATCAGATAAAAAAATTGCTATTTTTGAGATAACAGGCAAAGAATTATATCTCTATGGCAAGTCCTATGGACGGGGAGGAGCCGTACTTTACGATGAGTTGGGACTTCATGCCCCGGCGAAGGTAGAAAAGGTGGCGTTCAAACAGGGCTGGGCCAGTATTTCCATGGAGGCTTTACCAGAGATGCTGGGCGATGCAGATTACCTGATGCTGGGGATTAGGGGGGATGGAGTAGAGCAGGGGAAAGATATTGAATCTAAAAGCGTATGGAAAAATATTCCTTCTGTTAAAGCAGGGAAAATTTATCAGTATTCGATTGACGACTTTTATTTTCAGGACCCGATTGCTCTGAATTACCAGTTAGAGCTCATATCGGATTTCCTGATTTCCAAGAAGTAA
- the holA gene encoding DNA polymerase III subunit delta gives MDAKTAAKAIRKGDISPVYLLYGSEKYQMKQFVDMLKEKVVEEEHRDFAIIPYDLTETPIEVVVEEAETAPFLVPKKLIIVRDTSVFAAGKDGGKMEHRIEALLTYMDNPADYSIIIFTVQAEKLDERKKIVKRLKSDASVIAFTPLGGDDLVAWIHKRAAEREVQLAAGAAESLIQYTGTGLQSLAAEIDKLCLYAGAQGTISTADIESLVPRSTEQNVFAMVEDLANLRLDKALSIFYELLKQKEEPIKIAALVTRQFRIMLQVKELMGQSYSQQQIASQLSLHPYGVKVAGEQARRFRPEQLRQLLYDLGELDYRMKTGIVDKVLGLEMFLLKMGAGASV, from the coding sequence ATGGATGCAAAAACAGCCGCTAAGGCTATTCGCAAAGGCGATATTTCGCCAGTGTATTTGCTTTACGGCAGCGAAAAATATCAAATGAAGCAGTTTGTCGATATGCTTAAGGAAAAAGTGGTGGAAGAGGAGCATCGTGACTTTGCCATTATTCCCTACGATCTGACCGAGACGCCGATTGAGGTAGTCGTGGAAGAAGCCGAGACTGCGCCTTTTTTGGTGCCAAAAAAGCTGATTATTGTACGGGACACCAGTGTATTTGCGGCAGGCAAGGATGGCGGTAAGATGGAGCACCGCATTGAAGCGTTGCTGACTTATATGGATAATCCGGCTGACTATAGCATTATCATTTTTACGGTTCAGGCTGAAAAGCTGGATGAACGGAAAAAGATTGTTAAAAGGCTGAAAAGTGACGCCTCGGTTATTGCCTTCACTCCGTTGGGTGGAGATGATCTGGTGGCATGGATTCATAAGCGTGCAGCGGAAAGAGAAGTCCAATTGGCGGCGGGAGCTGCTGAAAGTCTCATTCAATATACGGGGACCGGGCTGCAATCACTGGCTGCCGAGATAGACAAGCTGTGCCTGTATGCGGGAGCGCAGGGTACCATCTCTACTGCAGATATTGAATCGCTTGTGCCTCGTAGTACGGAACAAAATGTGTTTGCGATGGTCGAGGATTTGGCTAATTTGCGGCTGGATAAGGCGCTTAGTATTTTTTATGAGTTGCTTAAGCAAAAAGAGGAACCGATCAAGATTGCAGCTTTGGTCACACGACAGTTCCGTATTATGTTGCAGGTCAAGGAACTGATGGGTCAAAGCTATTCCCAGCAGCAAATTGCAAGTCAGCTTAGTTTGCATCCATATGGGGTGAAAGTTGCCGGTGAGCAGGCTCGGAGATTCCGTCCTGAGCAGCTGCGACAGCTTCTCTACGACTTAGGCGAGCTGGATTACCGTATGAAAACCGGGATTGTTGACAAGGTGCTGGGGCTGGAGATGTTTTTGCTGAAAATGGGCGCGGGGGCTTCGGTCTAA
- a CDS encoding aldo/keto reductase — MKTRNLGNSDLVVSSLGLGLMGMSPGIYGETNDDESIRTIHRALELGVTLLDTADVYGNGHNEELLGRALKGRREQAVIATKFAFGPNFEGINGHPDYVKKAADESLRRLGVDYIDLYYQHRVDPNVPIEETVGAMAELVKTGKVRYLGLSEASAATVRRAHAVHPISALQTEYSLWSREIEDEILPVIKELGITLVGYSPLSRGFISGELRKFEDLEASDVRRYMPRFQGDNFQKNVDLVDKIKEVAQEKNCTPSQLALAWTIANGALPIPGTKRVKYLEENATSVDVELTTEDLALIEAVSPKNKVHGSRYADAQLDTLDQ; from the coding sequence ATGAAAACACGTAACCTGGGCAATAGTGATTTGGTCGTTTCATCTCTTGGTTTGGGTTTAATGGGCATGTCTCCTGGAATATACGGTGAAACTAATGATGACGAATCGATTCGGACGATTCATCGCGCTTTAGAGTTAGGTGTCACCTTGCTGGATACTGCGGATGTATATGGTAATGGACATAATGAGGAGCTACTGGGACGAGCTTTAAAAGGCCGCAGGGAACAAGCCGTTATTGCTACAAAGTTTGCTTTTGGCCCTAATTTTGAAGGCATTAATGGTCATCCGGATTATGTAAAAAAGGCAGCAGACGAAAGTCTTCGTCGGTTAGGTGTGGACTATATTGATCTTTATTACCAGCACCGGGTAGATCCGAATGTTCCTATTGAGGAAACCGTAGGGGCTATGGCTGAGCTTGTAAAGACCGGGAAAGTTCGTTATCTCGGCTTGTCAGAGGCATCTGCTGCTACAGTTCGTCGCGCACATGCGGTACATCCCATCTCTGCTTTACAAACCGAATATTCTCTGTGGAGTCGGGAGATTGAGGATGAAATCCTGCCTGTGATAAAAGAATTGGGAATCACGCTTGTGGGTTACAGCCCTTTGAGCAGAGGCTTTATTTCCGGCGAGTTGCGTAAATTTGAGGATCTTGAAGCTAGTGATGTTCGCAGATATATGCCGCGCTTCCAAGGTGATAATTTCCAGAAAAATGTTGATCTTGTCGATAAGATTAAAGAAGTTGCCCAAGAGAAGAATTGCACTCCTTCCCAATTAGCATTAGCATGGACCATAGCGAATGGCGCATTGCCAATTCCAGGAACCAAACGTGTAAAATATTTGGAGGAAAATGCAACATCCGTGGATGTTGAACTGACCACAGAAGATTTAGCTCTCATCGAAGCCGTGAGTCCCAAAAATAAGGTGCATGGCAGCCGATATGCTGATGCCCAATTGGACACTTTGGATCAATAA
- a CDS encoding TetR/AcrR family transcriptional regulator, whose protein sequence is MTDDSKVIDKKNETCIKLSMKLAPYVKKHGFQTLRMDEIAKIMDISRATLYKYFSTKEEVIEYVVNNFIEFINELVMDSLDTDQLYGTRFQQLFEKSILLAVYITDIFLNELEHIYPEKYDRLRIALQFQEQQLLEFYEEGIQKGVFNQVNGKLLILQDELLRSMTDIKYLMLNHLTIYQVLYDFYQLKKVQLFKPEKIQSVDDASMIPRIEHLAQKISKELY, encoded by the coding sequence GTGACCGACGATAGCAAGGTAATAGATAAAAAAAACGAGACATGCATTAAACTCAGCATGAAGCTGGCTCCCTATGTAAAAAAACACGGATTTCAGACATTACGTATGGATGAAATCGCAAAAATTATGGATATAAGTAGAGCAACCTTATATAAATACTTTTCAACGAAAGAAGAAGTTATAGAATACGTTGTGAACAATTTTATTGAGTTTATCAACGAATTGGTTATGGATTCATTGGATACAGATCAATTGTACGGGACTCGGTTTCAGCAGCTTTTTGAAAAATCAATTTTACTTGCTGTATATATTACAGACATTTTTTTAAATGAACTGGAGCACATATATCCTGAGAAGTATGATCGCTTAAGGATAGCGTTGCAGTTCCAAGAACAGCAATTGTTAGAATTTTATGAAGAGGGCATACAAAAAGGGGTGTTCAACCAAGTCAATGGCAAACTATTAATATTGCAGGATGAGCTATTGCGGTCCATGACTGATATTAAATACTTAATGTTAAACCACTTGACGATTTATCAGGTCTTGTATGACTTCTACCAATTAAAAAAGGTTCAATTATTTAAGCCTGAGAAAATTCAAAGCGTAGATGACGCATCGATGATACCTAGAATTGAGCATCTGGCCCAAAAAATCTCCAAGGAACTATACTAA
- a CDS encoding sigma-70 family RNA polymerase sigma factor: MVEQGLIRAAQSGDRDALITLLREIEQHVYRTAYYILNNEQDAMDASQEALIRIYSKINSYEEKAQFKTWVQRIVTNICIDKFRRTKPSVSIDEHDMIFNDPQNVEAEVLTSYLAQDVREAIQQLPEHHRTVIVLRYLQDFSYNEIADSLDLPLNTVKSYLYRARQQLQGLLQEYQKGGVSG, from the coding sequence GTGGTAGAGCAGGGACTCATTCGAGCCGCTCAATCGGGCGATCGCGACGCTCTCATTACCCTATTAAGAGAGATAGAACAGCATGTGTACCGTACGGCATATTACATTTTAAACAATGAACAGGACGCCATGGATGCTTCACAAGAAGCTCTCATACGGATTTATTCCAAAATTAACTCTTATGAGGAAAAGGCGCAGTTCAAAACCTGGGTTCAACGTATTGTAACGAACATATGTATCGATAAATTCAGGAGGACGAAGCCCTCGGTATCCATTGACGAGCACGACATGATATTCAACGATCCCCAAAATGTGGAGGCCGAGGTCCTGACATCTTACTTGGCACAGGATGTTCGTGAGGCTATACAGCAGCTTCCAGAGCACCACCGGACGGTGATCGTATTGAGATATCTGCAGGATTTCTCTTATAACGAGATTGCCGACTCTCTGGATTTGCCGCTTAATACGGTCAAGTCATACTTGTATCGTGCAAGACAGCAATTGCAAGGGCTACTTCAGGAATATCAGAAAGGTGGTGTATCAGGATGA
- a CDS encoding stage II sporulation protein P yields MKKIQTWNVGRWRRKGLEILAMGHTLVLLIMGSALLFVVLGLGGLAENRLQTSPVSSMKGFAGSVSSGFFADMLGMEVPHLAQKKQQSSLSGEQWSPFIFQMLTGINPQDPKSLIAREIPGMSAGTPVLLRKGSGNNKVEAPTDYQPDQGTTDAPGGPDAAADPPNNSSTTLNLPTTPETDPAQEDDPSDTAVKGAKRILIYHSHPREAYNPLLSKTTSNPNSGSKSANVSRVGDFVKKRLEKQGIATLHVNKDYAKTVQNYNWNYSYKYSRETVKEALAGNKSLTYLLDIHRDSQRHGKTTATINGLSYAKVYFIIGHDNKNWRKNEAFAARIHEKLEKSYHGVSRGVWGKDGGKGNNGEYNQSLSSHSILIEIGGVDNTEEELKRTSDVLADMIGEVYWEDQKAQKAGTNVSDTKKSNGGN; encoded by the coding sequence ATGAAAAAAATTCAAACCTGGAACGTCGGAAGATGGAGAAGAAAGGGCCTTGAAATTTTGGCTATGGGACATACGCTTGTGCTGCTTATTATGGGCTCGGCGCTTTTATTTGTTGTATTGGGGCTTGGAGGCCTGGCGGAAAATCGTTTGCAAACGTCTCCGGTGTCTTCGATGAAAGGATTTGCAGGTTCGGTTTCCAGTGGTTTTTTTGCGGACATGCTCGGCATGGAAGTACCTCATTTGGCACAGAAGAAGCAACAATCTTCGTTGTCGGGTGAGCAATGGTCTCCTTTTATTTTTCAAATGCTTACAGGTATTAATCCACAGGACCCCAAAAGTCTCATTGCTCGCGAAATTCCTGGTATGTCTGCGGGTACGCCTGTCTTGCTGCGCAAGGGCTCAGGGAACAACAAGGTGGAGGCACCTACGGATTATCAGCCCGATCAGGGAACAACGGATGCTCCCGGCGGCCCTGATGCTGCTGCAGACCCACCGAACAATAGTTCTACAACGCTAAATCTTCCGACAACGCCAGAAACGGACCCTGCGCAAGAGGATGATCCGAGTGATACAGCAGTCAAAGGTGCCAAGCGTATATTAATCTACCATTCTCACCCGAGAGAGGCATATAACCCTTTGCTCAGTAAAACCACCTCCAATCCCAATTCTGGCTCAAAATCAGCCAATGTGTCGAGAGTAGGGGATTTTGTAAAAAAGAGATTGGAGAAACAAGGGATAGCTACTTTGCATGTGAACAAGGACTATGCCAAAACCGTTCAAAATTACAATTGGAATTATTCCTATAAATATTCGCGTGAAACAGTCAAGGAAGCGTTGGCTGGAAATAAAAGCCTAACCTATCTGCTTGATATCCACAGAGATTCTCAACGTCACGGCAAAACAACAGCAACGATAAACGGACTTTCATATGCCAAGGTGTATTTTATTATCGGCCATGACAACAAAAACTGGCGCAAAAATGAAGCTTTCGCCGCTCGTATTCATGAGAAGCTGGAAAAGTCGTATCACGGCGTTTCCCGCGGGGTATGGGGGAAGGATGGTGGTAAAGGCAACAACGGTGAGTACAATCAGAGCTTGTCCTCTCATAGCATTTTGATCGAAATTGGTGGGGTTGATAATACAGAGGAAGAATTGAAACGTACCTCTGACGTTCTGGCAGATATGATTGGCGAGGTGTACTGGGAGGATCAGAAAGCCCAGAAAGCGGGTACTAACGTATCCGATACGAAAAAGAGCAACGGTGGCAATTAA
- the gpr gene encoding GPR endopeptidase produces the protein MDLDLQKYAVRTDLALEARELAERDQPMPLAGINEDVEEDNGIKITRLDVLNEEGANRIGRVRGHYVTLEVPGLREGDTGLQQRVAIAFAKEMEQFIQKIGISSKARVLVVGLGNWNVTPDSLGPLVVENLMVTRQFFELTPDQINPGYRDVSAIAPGVLGLTGIESSEIVQGIVDRTKPELIIAIDALASRSLERVNTTIQVADIGIHPGSGIGNKRRGITKDIMGVPCIAIGVPTVCYASTIVNNVIELMKTHFAKEKASTKAILGMLDDISEPERLGLVREVLQPLGHDLIVTPKEIDEFIEDIANIIATGLNAALHEAVDPGNVAAYTH, from the coding sequence ATGGATTTGGATTTGCAGAAGTATGCGGTACGTACGGATTTGGCGCTGGAGGCAAGAGAACTGGCGGAACGAGATCAGCCAATGCCGCTGGCGGGTATCAACGAGGACGTGGAGGAAGATAACGGTATTAAAATCACGCGTCTGGATGTGCTGAATGAAGAGGGTGCTAACCGTATTGGACGGGTACGGGGGCATTACGTCACGCTGGAAGTGCCCGGCTTACGTGAAGGTGATACCGGGCTCCAGCAACGGGTAGCCATTGCATTTGCGAAGGAGATGGAGCAATTTATACAAAAAATAGGGATCTCCAGTAAGGCACGCGTACTTGTGGTAGGTCTGGGCAACTGGAATGTCACTCCCGATTCACTAGGTCCGCTTGTCGTTGAAAATTTGATGGTGACTCGTCAATTTTTTGAACTGACGCCTGATCAAATCAATCCTGGTTATCGGGATGTGAGTGCGATTGCACCGGGAGTTCTTGGCCTAACGGGGATCGAGTCAAGTGAAATTGTTCAGGGTATCGTTGATCGCACGAAGCCAGAACTGATTATTGCCATTGACGCTCTGGCGTCACGTTCATTGGAGCGCGTCAATACGACCATTCAAGTGGCAGATATCGGGATTCATCCGGGCTCAGGTATTGGTAACAAACGGCGCGGCATCACCAAGGATATTATGGGTGTCCCGTGTATTGCCATCGGCGTTCCAACCGTTTGCTACGCTTCGACCATCGTTAATAATGTAATTGAACTGATGAAAACACATTTTGCCAAGGAAAAGGCTTCTACGAAAGCAATACTGGGGATGCTGGATGATATTTCAGAGCCAGAGAGACTGGGATTGGTGAGAGAGGTACTTCAGCCGCTGGGACATGATCTGATTGTGACCCCCAAGGAGATTGATGAATTTATAGAAGATATTGCGAATATTATTGCCACTGGATTGAACGCCGCCCTGCATGAAGCCGTCGATCCCGGCAATGTCGCCGCTTATACACATTAA
- a CDS encoding zf-HC2 domain-containing protein, with protein MKCGEEVMDWMQRYVDHELGEEETSQLMNHIATCPDCAEKFHILQTLSRELEELPAVSPAFSLVDSIMPQLDAIDRAREEQGSALQEMQPVAADPGPGPRQRTQPIPWWNRMSGRAAMGVAAAAVVLGIVIFNFEPKTVQDADGLLNSQSPGVMSQQEQTEVPSTVNGSGGSDAAIGSDSTKQPLEQDQGANVTQPFTGEQSDPSKLDVNSADAEKNPSKQNAAQNEDPRTGEQDSTKHMPAGHPSHQDRQTSKEKSVGQDSAADAPKSDDKQLKQGKSEQQTIAPEQQGEPKVEKAPIAGTDTTEDSNDNSTATNDSSSSANQDMMMQNRIVSNDTSKDTTSKGVTKDLGTTTEDMGSNTASNDQQPSVSQNPVRNEGLSSNLMISPDSSNPSTFSAQATSTDQLNSPDGSYAVVIEGKKLKVYKLSENGVDRTTLEVRTLKGAWVKGSWSEDSQTFIYETEQDGTASKYTYTVPRSSGK; from the coding sequence ATGAAGTGTGGGGAAGAGGTGATGGATTGGATGCAGCGTTATGTGGATCATGAGCTGGGCGAAGAAGAGACGTCCCAATTAATGAACCATATTGCGACTTGCCCGGACTGTGCGGAAAAATTTCATATTCTTCAGACGCTCTCCCGCGAGCTGGAGGAATTGCCTGCGGTTTCCCCGGCGTTCAGCCTGGTGGATTCCATCATGCCTCAGCTAGATGCCATTGACCGCGCACGTGAGGAGCAGGGAAGCGCGCTTCAGGAGATGCAGCCTGTAGCTGCCGATCCTGGACCGGGGCCAAGACAGCGCACCCAGCCTATTCCTTGGTGGAACCGGATGAGCGGGCGGGCCGCGATGGGCGTGGCTGCCGCTGCTGTAGTACTGGGCATTGTGATATTCAATTTTGAACCGAAAACGGTGCAGGATGCGGATGGCTTGCTTAATTCCCAATCGCCTGGAGTGATGAGTCAGCAGGAACAGACAGAAGTTCCAAGTACGGTGAATGGAAGCGGAGGCAGCGATGCAGCTATTGGCTCCGATTCGACCAAGCAGCCGTTAGAGCAGGATCAGGGAGCGAACGTAACCCAGCCATTCACAGGGGAGCAATCTGATCCGAGCAAACTGGATGTGAACAGTGCGGATGCTGAAAAGAACCCTTCCAAACAGAATGCTGCACAAAATGAAGATCCACGGACGGGTGAACAAGATTCAACGAAGCATATGCCAGCAGGGCATCCTTCCCATCAGGATCGACAGACGTCAAAAGAAAAATCTGTCGGGCAAGATTCTGCTGCGGATGCTCCTAAGTCTGATGACAAACAGTTAAAGCAGGGAAAATCCGAGCAACAAACGATTGCCCCTGAACAGCAAGGAGAACCAAAAGTAGAAAAAGCACCTATAGCGGGTACGGACACTACTGAAGACAGTAATGACAACAGCACGGCTACTAATGATTCGTCATCGTCTGCCAATCAGGATATGATGATGCAGAATCGGATTGTTTCAAATGATACGTCGAAAGACACGACCTCCAAAGGGGTTACCAAGGATTTGGGGACTACGACAGAGGATATGGGCAGCAATACAGCTTCTAATGATCAACAGCCCTCCGTGTCGCAAAACCCAGTACGCAATGAAGGACTTTCATCGAATTTGATGATCTCTCCGGACAGCAGTAATCCTTCCACCTTTAGCGCCCAAGCGACATCTACAGATCAGCTTAATTCACCTGATGGCAGCTATGCGGTGGTTATTGAGGGCAAAAAGCTGAAAGTATATAAGCTTTCTGAAAATGGTGTAGACCGGACAACGCTGGAAGTACGTACCCTGAAGGGCGCATGGGTCAAAGGAAGCTGGTCAGAAGACAGCCAAACCTTCATATATGAGACGGAGCAGGATGGTACAGCAAGTAAATATACGTATACCGTTCCGCGTAGTTCCGGCAAATAA